The proteins below are encoded in one region of Gemmatimonadota bacterium:
- a CDS encoding Trm112 family protein, with protein MPLAQELLDLLVCPKCKGDLVHRTEPEESLACLACRLVFAVEDDIPIMLLDEATPLD; from the coding sequence ATGCCCCTGGCTCAGGAACTCCTCGACCTGCTTGTCTGTCCGAAGTGCAAGGGCGACCTTGTGCATCGCACCGAGCCGGAGGAATCGCTGGCCTGCCTTGCCTGTCGTCTGGTATTCGCGGTCGAGGATGACATCCCGATCATGCTGCTCGACGAAGCCACCCCTCTCGACTGA